One Edaphobacter flagellatus genomic region harbors:
- the secD gene encoding protein translocase subunit SecD, translating into MGKNLSGKTVFIVAVLLVFVYGIVGIPKGGLRASLERRINLGLDLKGGTHLVLEVHANEAVASAVDRDAVRLTTDLQAAGISGATAARSDASKPTTIVVSGIPVAKQSDARSVFNGVNYNAYDVASGADGTMTLTMKQQSANDLVTRTVDTSIETIRERIDKLGVAEPTIQKYGLGENQILVELPGLDDPARVEDVIQSTAKLEIHAVTGGPYASDQDALQANNGIIPPDSILVKGAAQAGAPEQVWLLKRVSEVEGTDFRDAQPSTDQNGRPNITFTLTTEAGDRFYKYTNEHSATSATPGSMAIVLDNKVREVAGINSAIRDRGEIVGGFTKQQAADLSLMLRTGALPASISFLETRTVGPSLGAASIRQGVFAAIAGMAAVMVFMLIYYRGAGINADLALVLNLIILLGFMGFTGSTLTLPGIAGVILTIGMGVDSNVLIFERIREELRAGKSAAIAVQQGFAHAWVTIIDTHVTTIVSALILFLFGTGPVRGFAVTLAFGLLANLFTAVFVSRVIFDSHLQGKERGAALSI; encoded by the coding sequence ATGGGAAAGAATCTGTCCGGTAAGACGGTGTTTATTGTTGCGGTGCTGCTGGTATTTGTCTATGGCATCGTGGGTATTCCGAAGGGCGGCCTGAGGGCGTCGCTGGAGCGGCGCATCAACCTGGGTCTTGACCTGAAGGGCGGCACGCACCTGGTGCTGGAGGTTCACGCAAACGAGGCGGTGGCTTCGGCGGTGGACCGCGATGCGGTCAGGCTGACGACGGACCTGCAGGCTGCGGGGATTTCGGGAGCGACGGCGGCGCGCAGCGATGCTTCGAAGCCGACCACGATTGTGGTTTCGGGCATTCCGGTTGCCAAGCAGAGCGATGCTCGCTCGGTCTTCAACGGTGTGAACTACAACGCCTATGACGTGGCCTCGGGCGCTGACGGCACGATGACGCTGACGATGAAGCAGCAGTCGGCGAACGATCTGGTGACGCGCACGGTGGATACGTCGATCGAGACGATTCGCGAGCGTATCGACAAGCTGGGCGTGGCGGAGCCGACGATTCAGAAGTATGGCCTGGGCGAGAACCAGATTCTGGTGGAGCTGCCTGGTCTGGACGACCCGGCTCGCGTCGAGGATGTGATTCAATCGACGGCGAAGCTGGAGATCCATGCGGTGACGGGTGGACCGTATGCCAGCGATCAGGATGCGCTGCAGGCGAATAACGGCATTATTCCGCCGGACTCGATTCTGGTGAAGGGCGCGGCACAAGCGGGTGCGCCGGAGCAGGTCTGGCTGCTGAAGCGCGTGAGCGAGGTGGAAGGCACGGACTTCCGCGATGCGCAGCCTTCGACGGACCAGAACGGGCGTCCGAACATTACGTTTACGCTGACGACGGAGGCGGGCGACCGCTTCTACAAGTACACGAACGAGCACTCGGCGACGAGCGCGACGCCGGGTTCGATGGCGATTGTGCTGGACAACAAGGTGCGAGAGGTGGCGGGGATCAACTCGGCCATTCGCGACCGCGGCGAGATTGTGGGCGGATTTACGAAGCAGCAGGCTGCGGACCTGAGCCTGATGCTGCGCACGGGCGCGCTGCCGGCGTCGATCTCGTTCCTGGAGACGCGTACGGTGGGACCGAGCCTGGGAGCCGCTTCGATCCGCCAGGGCGTCTTTGCGGCGATCGCCGGTATGGCCGCGGTGATGGTCTTCATGTTGATCTACTACCGCGGCGCGGGCATCAATGCCGACCTGGCGCTGGTGCTGAACCTGATTATTCTGCTGGGCTTCATGGGCTTTACGGGCTCGACGCTGACGCTGCCGGGTATTGCGGGTGTGATTCTGACGATCGGTATGGGCGTGGACTCGAACGTGCTGATCTTCGAGCGTATTCGTGAAGAGCTGCGCGCGGGTAAGAGCGCGGCGATAGCGGTGCAGCAGGGCTTTGCGCATGCGTGGGTGACGATCATCGACACGCACGTGACGACGATTGTGTCGGCGCTGATTCTGTTCCTGTTCGGAACCGGTCCGGTGCGCGGATTTGCGGTGACGCTGGCGTTCGGTCTGCTGGCCAACCTGTTTACGGCCGTGTTTGTCTCGCGGGTGATTTTCGATTCGCACCTGCAGGGCAAAGAGCGGGGAGCAGCGCTTTCAATTTGA